ACGCGAGATCGACATTTCGACCCCGTTCTGTCGGGTGTACATCCTGTTTATGGCCTCATCCACCCTGATGAGTGTGGACTCATCGTCATGACGCCCCATGATGATCTGCCTGTCAATAAGCCAGCTTTCTTCACCCGGTCCCCATCCCCATACGCGCATCTCATAACGATCAAGCTGGGAGTCTATGCCGGCAGTCAGGTAGGCCACCCGATCAGGTACAGCCGCTCCAAAATGCTCCTTTCGCTCGGACATAACGTCCGCATCAGGACGCTCACCAATTTTCGGTTCCCATGTTTCACCCAGCGTGGTGTTTACGAAGGTTTTACGCTTCCCTGTATCGCCTTTCGTTTTGATCCAGTCCTTGACGATTTGCACCCAGGTTGTGAACGGGCTATAGGCGGTCCAGACATGAAAAGTGACACTGTCTGGCGGATCTATCTCGTTACCGGAAGAAGAAAACCAGCTCAGCCCATCCCTGGTCCATATCCCCGTTTCGTCACAGATGTACCTTGCATCTGTGAAATCAAGTTCCTGCTGCCTGATAACGCAGGCGTTGCGTTCGCAGAGATAAAATACGCTGGAAGGTTCACCTGGCGTCCATTTAAAGCCGAATGGCGTCTCTTTATCGCCAAATTTAAGGTGCTGCTCTTCACCACAGTGCGGACAGCAAACATGAAATCGCATAAAGTGCTGTGATTCGCTGGCTGCACGCTCGATCTGGCAGGTTCCCCTGACCTTTGGAGTGGAGCCGCGTATTGATTTAGGCCAGACTGACCCTTCTATGCGCTTGTCGCCAAGAAAAGTAGGTGAACCTTCCTTCTCAATATCTTCATCAAAGGCAGAAAGTTCGTCGTAACCCGCCACATCCACAGATTTTTCACGATAGTTTTTTGCGGCCTTACCGCCCAGACACCAGAACCCTCGCCCGTTTGAAAACCGCTTAAGGCTGAGAGTATTATCCCGGTGCTTTTTCCCATACCAGGGGGCAAGCGCCAGAAGGGAAGGAATATCGCGAATCGTCGGTTCGACGTGGGATTTCATGAAGTTTTCTGCGTCACCGTCGGTGGGCAACCAGATAAGGGAATTTCGCTGCTTATGCTGAATAAAATAGGCATACACACCGAGCAACATTTTCGAATAACCGACACGGGCAGATTTAACGACATTAACTTCACGGATATAGTCATTCCCCATCGCATTCATGATTGCGCGTTGAAACGGCAAAGTTTCCCAGCGCCCTTCCTGATAAGAAGACTCTTTCGGGAGATAATAGTTATCGTCTGCCCATTCAACCGCTGTCTGCGGTTCTGGGCGGAACAGAGAACGAAGTCCCGCACGCGTCGAATGCTGCAGCCCCTTAACCTGACTGTTCGATGTATTCACTCAGCAACCCCGGTATCATGTCATCCAGCGCAGCTGCTTTGTTCATTGCCTTAATGATGTCCTTCTTAAGGAAATCAATATGTCGGTTCTCCAGCTCCGGGAAGCGCCGCTGAACCGACAGAGGTACTCCATCGAGGATACTGGCAATTTCTCCGGCTATCCGCGACAGCACGAACGTGCAGAATGCGGTCTCCACCACTTCAGCAGACTCTTTTGCATTTTTGAGTTCCTGAGCGTCAGCCTGTGCTCGGGTAAGCCGATGCCGCTCATATTCAATCGTACCAGGCTGAAGATCAGACTCTGATGTAATGCGCAGGTCTTCGACCTCCTTCCGTAATTTTTCATTCTCTATCGCTGCGTCCCGCGCTGAATACCATTCAATAGTGGCAGCAGAATCATAGAGAACCTCATTCCCCTTGCCGCCGCCTCGTGCGACAGGCATTCCCTGATCCTGCCAGTTCTGAATCGTGCGGACGCTGACTCCAAAAATCTCAGAAAGACGTTTTTTATTCACCTCCATACTCACTCCAGGTGCAAAACAGAGAAAGGAAACGATCAACGGCAAATTACTGTTTTTCAGGCGG
This sequence is a window from Enterobacter sp. RHBSTW-00994. Protein-coding genes within it:
- a CDS encoding phage terminase large subunit family protein gives rise to the protein MNTSNSQVKGLQHSTRAGLRSLFRPEPQTAVEWADDNYYLPKESSYQEGRWETLPFQRAIMNAMGNDYIREVNVVKSARVGYSKMLLGVYAYFIQHKQRNSLIWLPTDGDAENFMKSHVEPTIRDIPSLLALAPWYGKKHRDNTLSLKRFSNGRGFWCLGGKAAKNYREKSVDVAGYDELSAFDEDIEKEGSPTFLGDKRIEGSVWPKSIRGSTPKVRGTCQIERAASESQHFMRFHVCCPHCGEEQHLKFGDKETPFGFKWTPGEPSSVFYLCERNACVIRQQELDFTDARYICDETGIWTRDGLSWFSSSGNEIDPPDSVTFHVWTAYSPFTTWVQIVKDWIKTKGDTGKRKTFVNTTLGETWEPKIGERPDADVMSERKEHFGAAVPDRVAYLTAGIDSQLDRYEMRVWGWGPGEESWLIDRQIIMGRHDDESTLIRVDEAINRMYTRQNGVEMSISRICWDIGGIDPTIVYNRSKKHGLFRLIPVKGASVYGKPVASMPRKRNKNGVYLTEVGTDTAKEQIYNRFTLIPEEDEPLAGAVHFPNNPEIYDLAEAQQLTAEEQVEKWVDGKKKILWDSKKRRNEALDCFVYALAALRISVSRWQLNLDSLLASLLEEETSRKPNKTLADYARALAGE
- a CDS encoding terminase small subunit; its protein translation is MEVNKKRLSEIFGVSVRTIQNWQDQGMPVARGGGKGNEVLYDSAATIEWYSARDAAIENEKLRKEVEDLRITSESDLQPGTIEYERHRLTRAQADAQELKNAKESAEVVETAFCTFVLSRIAGEIASILDGVPLSVQRRFPELENRHIDFLKKDIIKAMNKAAALDDMIPGLLSEYIEQSG